Proteins from one Candidatus Poribacteria bacterium genomic window:
- the cobA gene encoding uroporphyrinogen-III C-methyltransferase has protein sequence MTAMNGKVYLVGAGPGDPKLITLKGIECLQRADVVIYDLLINVKLLEHCPAHTKKIYGGKMIGEQEQRQAEIDDLMIRHARAGKTVVRLKGGDPFIFGRGGEEALTLVEAGIDFEVVPGITSAIAAPAYAGIPLTHRSYSSSVAFITGHSAALQADSAIRWEQLATGVDTLVILMGVGHLHEIVARLIQHGRSPETPISLIHWGTTPQQKTLEGTLTDIAEKAETVNFRNPAAIVVGDVNALREQLNWFDQKPLFGRRVIVTRARAQASGFAECLESYGAEVIQFPTIETEPIPDNAALDRAIAQLSTYNWVIFTSVNAVEYFYRHLRENGKDARSLGDARICAVGQKTVATLDQIGIRADYVPSQYRGTVLAAELEGVDGQKILLPRASIAADDLPNGLRDRGAIVDTIPIYETVKAGAEGREALEADLHNGRIDMVTFTSSSTVTNFLEMFGSPPSTALLDQVHIAVIGPSTEATVEAHRLTVDIVAKQASVESLAEEIVKFYTGKEK, from the coding sequence ATGACTGCCATGAATGGTAAAGTGTACCTTGTTGGAGCAGGACCGGGCGATCCGAAACTAATTACACTCAAAGGAATTGAATGCCTCCAACGCGCAGATGTCGTAATCTATGACCTGCTTATTAACGTCAAATTACTTGAACACTGTCCTGCACATACTAAAAAAATCTATGGCGGAAAAATGATAGGCGAGCAGGAGCAACGCCAAGCCGAAATCGATGATCTAATGATTCGGCACGCGAGGGCAGGCAAGACGGTTGTCCGGCTCAAAGGCGGTGATCCGTTTATATTCGGGAGAGGTGGAGAAGAGGCACTGACGCTTGTGGAGGCGGGTATTGATTTTGAAGTCGTGCCCGGTATTACCTCAGCAATCGCTGCGCCGGCGTATGCAGGTATCCCTCTAACGCATCGGAGTTATTCGTCCTCCGTCGCATTTATCACAGGGCATTCGGCAGCGTTGCAAGCGGATTCGGCAATCCGTTGGGAGCAGCTCGCTACAGGTGTGGATACACTGGTTATTCTTATGGGAGTCGGGCATTTACACGAGATTGTGGCGCGTCTGATTCAACATGGACGTTCACCTGAGACACCGATTTCTCTCATTCATTGGGGAACAACACCGCAGCAAAAAACACTTGAAGGAACTCTTACAGACATCGCTGAAAAGGCAGAGACTGTTAATTTCCGCAATCCGGCGGCAATCGTCGTCGGTGACGTCAATGCTTTGCGCGAACAATTGAACTGGTTTGATCAAAAGCCGCTCTTTGGTCGTCGGGTTATCGTCACCCGCGCTCGGGCGCAAGCGAGTGGCTTCGCGGAATGCCTTGAATCTTATGGTGCCGAAGTTATCCAATTCCCGACGATTGAAACCGAGCCGATTCCCGATAACGCTGCATTGGACAGGGCAATCGCTCAACTTTCGACGTACAATTGGGTCATTTTTACCAGCGTCAACGCTGTGGAATATTTCTATCGCCACCTACGGGAAAATGGCAAAGACGCCAGATCACTCGGAGACGCTCGTATCTGTGCAGTTGGACAGAAAACCGTAGCCACATTGGATCAGATCGGGATTCGTGCGGATTATGTCCCATCGCAATATCGCGGTACGGTCCTTGCGGCAGAATTAGAAGGTGTGGATGGGCAAAAGATTCTGCTGCCACGCGCTTCGATCGCTGCGGATGATTTACCCAACGGTTTACGAGATAGAGGCGCGATTGTCGACACTATTCCGATTTATGAGACCGTCAAAGCCGGTGCAGAGGGACGTGAGGCACTCGAAGCGGATCTGCATAACGGGCGCATCGACATGGTGACATTTACAAGTTCATCAACTGTTACTAACTTTCTTGAGATGTTCGGTTCACCTCCGTCCACTGCCTTGCTCGACCAAGTTCACATTGCCGTCATAGGACCGTCAACTGAAGCAACCGTGGAAGCGCATAGATTGACGGTAGACATAGTTGCCAAACAAGCATCTGTAGAATCACTCGCGGAAGAGATTGTTAAGTTCTATACAGGAAAGGAAAAATGA
- a CDS encoding HindIII family type II restriction endonuclease → MGNELPKSKNAQQYWEVIDETTRKIAGESEETLSSYKQETIDKIKQLGKEGIDYWETRIADYKKLSQEEAVARLIKAEKVEAKISTIQKAIEIVQS, encoded by the coding sequence ATAGGCAATGAGCTACCAAAAAGCAAAAATGCCCAACAGTACTGGGAAGTAATTGATGAGACAACGCGTAAAATCGCTGGTGAAAGCGAAGAGACACTCAGCAGTTATAAACAGGAAACAATTGATAAAATCAAACAACTCGGTAAAGAAGGCATTGATTATTGGGAAACAAGAATAGCCGATTATAAGAAATTATCCCAAGAAGAAGCAGTAGCAAGACTGATTAAGGCAGAAAAAGTTGAAGCTAAGATCTCGACAATACAAAAGGCGATTGAAATTGTTCAATCGTAA
- a CDS encoding hydroxymethylbilane synthase produces TRLRKLHETDLDGVILAAAGIKRLIGEEIITEYFEADRMVPAAGQGALGVETREDDLEIETLLEAINDRHSETEVLAERVVLQELGGGCQVPIGVNARLEDDRLHLIATVCSPDGKHRLLERLSSSSACAQELAVNLATKLIQNGAHKLQSGT; encoded by the coding sequence ACGCGCCTTCGCAAGCTGCATGAAACAGACCTTGATGGAGTTATTCTTGCCGCTGCGGGAATTAAACGGTTGATTGGTGAAGAAATTATTACGGAGTATTTTGAGGCAGATCGGATGGTCCCCGCTGCCGGGCAAGGGGCGTTGGGGGTAGAAACCCGCGAAGATGACCTTGAAATCGAGACGTTGTTGGAGGCAATTAACGATAGGCATAGCGAAACTGAAGTGCTCGCGGAGAGGGTTGTGTTGCAAGAATTGGGCGGTGGATGTCAAGTTCCGATTGGCGTAAACGCACGGTTGGAGGACGATAGACTTCATCTGATTGCTACTGTTTGCAGCCCTGACGGAAAACATCGCCTTCTTGAGAGGCTATCGAGCAGTTCAGCGTGTGCCCAAGAGTTAGCGGTCAACCTTGCAACGAAGTTGATTCAGAATGGTGCACATAAACTTCAAAGTGGAACGTAA
- a CDS encoding glutamyl-tRNA reductase, whose protein sequence is MNQIVTVGTSHHIASLDFREQLSFSESQLTEALQLLSEHPDVREAAILSTCNRVEVYAVTHSKEGCAVLFDFLSNYHQIEPQQLDKFTYSHQNLDAVRHLFNVTASLDSMVVGEPQILGQVKEAYAQSLAAGATGDILNRLFTKALSVGKRVRTETNIAAGAVSISYASVELAKKIFQSLEDKTVTIIGAGEMSELTAQHLVKNNVSKVIVANRTYQRAVDIAKKFNGIPLAYDADLSFLVEADIVISSTDAPHYLIDRHSLAEIMRQRKHRYMFLIDIAVPRDIDPEVSKVDNAFLYNIDDLEMVVASNLKDRGHEAEIAAQIVKEEVVKFQSQLQAFEVNPTIKALHQQFQGVVSKELAVCLDKAQLTPKQQKTVEAMTQAIIKKLLHQPTASLRQVALNSDLIGAINDSDGEHVQYVRALQELFDLEKAANTNDAEN, encoded by the coding sequence ATGAATCAAATTGTCACTGTCGGCACCAGCCATCATATTGCATCGCTCGATTTTCGAGAACAGTTGTCGTTTTCTGAAAGCCAGCTTACAGAGGCTCTCCAACTTTTAAGCGAACATCCCGACGTTCGAGAGGCAGCAATTCTCTCGACCTGCAATCGTGTCGAAGTCTATGCCGTGACTCACAGTAAAGAGGGTTGTGCTGTTCTTTTCGATTTTCTATCAAATTATCATCAAATCGAGCCGCAACAACTGGACAAGTTTACATATAGCCACCAAAATCTCGATGCAGTTCGCCATCTCTTTAATGTAACTGCAAGCCTCGATTCCATGGTTGTCGGCGAGCCTCAGATTCTTGGTCAGGTGAAAGAGGCGTATGCCCAATCACTCGCTGCTGGTGCAACCGGTGATATCTTGAATCGCTTGTTTACCAAAGCACTAAGTGTTGGCAAGCGCGTCCGAACTGAAACTAACATCGCCGCCGGTGCGGTGTCTATCAGCTATGCATCGGTTGAACTTGCTAAGAAGATTTTTCAAAGCCTAGAAGATAAAACGGTCACTATCATCGGTGCCGGTGAAATGAGTGAATTAACAGCCCAACACCTTGTGAAGAACAATGTCTCGAAAGTCATCGTGGCAAACCGAACATATCAACGTGCAGTCGACATCGCGAAAAAATTTAATGGGATTCCCCTAGCGTATGACGCCGACCTAAGTTTCCTTGTCGAAGCAGACATTGTGATCAGTTCAACCGATGCACCGCATTACCTAATTGATCGGCATTCACTTGCAGAGATTATGAGACAGCGGAAGCACCGCTATATGTTCCTGATTGACATCGCTGTACCGCGTGATATCGATCCTGAAGTGAGCAAAGTAGACAACGCCTTCCTATATAATATCGATGATCTTGAGATGGTAGTCGCCTCAAACCTCAAAGACCGGGGACATGAAGCAGAGATCGCAGCGCAGATTGTCAAGGAAGAAGTCGTAAAATTCCAGTCACAGTTGCAAGCCTTTGAAGTCAATCCGACGATCAAAGCACTCCATCAGCAATTTCAGGGAGTGGTTTCAAAAGAGTTAGCAGTCTGTCTTGACAAAGCGCAGCTGACTCCTAAACAGCAGAAGACGGTTGAAGCTATGACGCAAGCGATTATCAAAAAATTGTTGCATCAACCGACAGCAAGTTTGCGGCAGGTCGCTTTGAATTCTGATCTTATCGGGGCAATTAATGATAGCGATGGCGAACATGTGCAGTATGTTCGCGCGCTGCAGGAATTGTTTGATTTGGAAAAGGCAGCAAATACGAATGACGCAGAAAACTAA
- a CDS encoding HindIII family type II restriction endonuclease — protein MDVVNLILEIAGSENAFDILEEQFSEITKDKLSSSLLECGIIPELLEHDSSEEKLWAKYCDILLAQTWTHLSIPAEVLRARGDSADVFGRTHNCSIVGDAKAFRLSRTAKNQKDFKVQALDDWRKSNTYACLVSPLYQYPQRASQIYGQAIERNVTLLSYTHLKFLLDCTDGQNLDPL, from the coding sequence ATGGATGTAGTCAATTTGATTCTCGAAATCGCTGGATCGGAAAATGCTTTCGACATTTTGGAAGAACAATTTTCAGAAATCACGAAGGATAAGTTGAGTTCAAGTCTATTAGAATGTGGAATTATTCCTGAGTTATTGGAACACGACTCATCTGAAGAAAAGTTATGGGCTAAATACTGTGACATCCTATTAGCGCAAACATGGACGCATTTGTCTATTCCTGCCGAAGTTTTAAGAGCGAGAGGTGACTCTGCTGACGTTTTTGGAAGAACTCATAATTGTAGTATTGTTGGTGATGCCAAAGCATTCCGCCTGAGTCGCACAGCAAAAAATCAGAAGGATTTTAAGGTACAAGCACTAGACGATTGGCGCAAAAGTAATACATACGCTTGTCTTGTATCACCGCTTTATCAATATCCTCAGCGAGCAAGCCAAATTTACGGACAAGCAATTGAGCGAAACGTCACCTTGTTATCATACACCCATCTCAAATTTCTACTTGATTGCACTGATGGACAAAATCTCGATCCCCTTTAG
- a CDS encoding cytochrome c maturation protein CcmE, whose translation SVNVLYANRLRPDNFKDGGNVFIQGKYNAAENLIVASKLQTKCASKYEAAEGMTAQTGGTDTNNY comes from the coding sequence AGCGTCAATGTCCTCTATGCAAATAGGCTCAGACCCGATAATTTCAAAGATGGCGGAAATGTCTTTATTCAAGGGAAGTATAACGCAGCCGAAAATCTTATCGTTGCCTCCAAACTCCAAACGAAGTGTGCGTCCAAATATGAAGCAGCCGAAGGAATGACAGCGCAGACCGGCGGAACCGATACAAACAATTATTAA
- a CDS encoding heme lyase CcmF/NrfE family subunit encodes MAELGQAAIWLSVFSCLWALTMLWMGLRHNNYNAVISGRNGVVGTFALITLATGALIYGFVTNDFSIKYVVEVSSYDQPLLYKVTALWGRMSGSLLFWLWLVTLFGALVVWTNRRATDYLADYALIPISIVQLFFIILVTGLVEGVYNPLERLPNGVVARDGAGMNPLLQTPSMAFHPPSLYVGFVSLTVPFAFAVGALAAGKIGSEWISRSRRWMMASWLVLTVGITLGGNWAYRELGWGGYWAWDPVENASFMPWLLGTAYLHSVMIQEKRNMLKLWNIVLITLAFEFTLLGTFITRSGIITSVHAFAQSDIGGYFLGFIFLSTLGVIGLIAYRWNDLKSPNRLESLLSRESSFLLNNWMLVGLTLIILWGTLWPIITEQVTGEKAAVPEAFFNQVVIIPGLLLLLLTGVGPIISWKKLTPSNFKRMFAKPIVFGLVGGILAWVYLALKGHTGAIYSALCVFAGVFALVAICDEFYRGSKLRARRQETSFFDGLIQLIQRNKRRYGGYIVHIGIVVLYIGILGSKGYYLLESKGLHLGESMEVGDYRLTIQDAFQEEHPNFSLGGVVFAIEKGGKPMGTMRPARGFYHKAGQGEQDTIESAIRHMGLNDLYIALGPLPENVPAHVQSGGIVSVQVYHNPLINVVWLGVAIMMIGGLVAICEKHVKGGA; translated from the coding sequence ATGGCAGAATTGGGACAGGCAGCAATATGGCTTTCGGTTTTTTCCTGTCTATGGGCATTGACGATGCTCTGGATGGGATTACGTCATAACAATTACAACGCAGTTATCAGCGGCCGAAATGGGGTTGTCGGGACCTTTGCTTTAATAACGCTTGCAACAGGCGCATTAATCTACGGTTTTGTAACCAACGACTTCTCGATAAAATATGTTGTCGAAGTCTCCAGCTATGATCAACCTCTGTTGTACAAAGTCACTGCGTTGTGGGGACGGATGTCCGGTTCGCTCCTGTTTTGGCTTTGGCTTGTGACACTTTTCGGCGCATTGGTTGTATGGACAAACCGACGTGCAACCGATTACTTGGCTGACTATGCCCTCATCCCTATCTCGATAGTACAACTCTTTTTTATCATTCTCGTGACGGGACTGGTCGAAGGCGTCTACAATCCCTTAGAACGTTTACCAAATGGTGTGGTTGCTCGCGACGGTGCGGGAATGAATCCGCTGCTGCAAACACCTAGCATGGCTTTTCATCCCCCATCGCTTTATGTCGGCTTCGTCAGCCTGACCGTGCCGTTTGCCTTTGCTGTCGGTGCTCTCGCTGCTGGTAAGATCGGCAGCGAGTGGATTAGCAGATCACGGCGATGGATGATGGCATCTTGGCTGGTGTTGACCGTTGGCATCACGCTTGGGGGAAATTGGGCATATCGTGAACTCGGATGGGGTGGCTATTGGGCATGGGATCCCGTCGAAAACGCTTCTTTCATGCCGTGGTTGCTCGGCACCGCCTATCTCCATTCAGTGATGATCCAAGAGAAGCGGAACATGCTCAAACTCTGGAATATCGTCTTGATTACGCTTGCGTTTGAGTTTACGCTCTTGGGCACCTTCATCACCCGTAGCGGTATAATTACCTCTGTACACGCATTTGCGCAATCCGACATTGGGGGCTACTTCCTAGGGTTCATTTTCCTCTCCACACTCGGTGTCATTGGGCTTATTGCTTATCGCTGGAACGACCTGAAAAGTCCCAATCGTCTTGAATCTCTCCTTTCTCGTGAAAGTTCGTTCCTCCTAAACAACTGGATGCTTGTCGGCTTGACACTGATTATCCTCTGGGGAACGCTGTGGCCCATTATCACAGAACAGGTCACCGGTGAAAAAGCCGCGGTCCCAGAGGCATTTTTCAATCAGGTGGTCATTATCCCCGGACTACTACTCCTATTGCTCACAGGGGTCGGGCCAATTATTTCATGGAAAAAGTTGACACCGAGCAACTTTAAACGGATGTTCGCTAAACCGATTGTTTTCGGACTAGTTGGCGGCATACTCGCATGGGTGTACCTCGCTCTGAAAGGACATACTGGGGCAATTTACTCCGCACTATGCGTATTCGCCGGTGTTTTTGCCCTCGTAGCCATCTGTGACGAATTCTATCGCGGATCAAAATTACGAGCTAGGCGTCAAGAAACCTCATTCTTTGATGGACTCATTCAACTCATTCAACGCAACAAACGTCGATACGGCGGTTACATCGTCCATATCGGCATTGTGGTCTTATATATTGGGATTCTGGGGTCTAAGGGCTATTATCTCTTGGAATCGAAGGGGCTGCACCTCGGGGAATCAATGGAGGTCGGCGACTACAGACTCACGATACAGGATGCGTTTCAGGAGGAACATCCTAACTTTTCGCTCGGTGGCGTTGTATTCGCTATTGAAAAAGGTGGAAAACCGATGGGAACAATGCGTCCGGCGCGCGGATTTTATCACAAAGCCGGTCAAGGCGAACAGGATACCATCGAGTCAGCCATCCGTCATATGGGATTAAATGATCTCTATATCGCATTAGGTCCCCTTCCCGAAAACGTACCCGCCCATGTGCAGTCCGGTGGAATCGTTTCTGTTCAAGTTTATCATAATCCGCTTATCAATGTTGTCTGGCTTGGGGTTGCCATCATGATGATTGGTGGACTGGTCGCAATCTGTGAGAAGCACGTCAAAGGTGGTGCTTAA
- a CDS encoding site-specific DNA-methyltransferase, with protein sequence MDTLLDKIIQGDCIDWLPKIPPESVHLFLSDIPYGIGLDDWDVLHNNTNSAYLGQSPAQHGKSGFKRRGKPIRGWNAADRNIVRDYQKWCDQWAQLVYPVMKKGASLFVFGARRTIHRAIIALEDAGFLLRDVLIWKKDSAHHRSQRLEIVLNRRGEEKLSEKWKGWRIGNLAPIYEPIAWLFKPYDHTITDNIIENEVGGMNIAECLINGKSPTNVLEIDFRPNETRVHEAQKPVALMEYLIRLTTLDNQIVLDPFIGSGTTAIACRNLNRRFIGFEINESYYHSALRRLETETKQLRFLHESAGAG encoded by the coding sequence ATGGACACATTACTTGATAAAATTATCCAAGGCGATTGTATAGATTGGCTTCCCAAAATTCCACCGGAATCTGTTCACCTCTTCCTCTCGGATATACCTTACGGCATCGGATTGGACGATTGGGATGTTCTACACAATAACACAAATTCTGCTTATCTCGGTCAATCCCCGGCGCAACATGGCAAAAGTGGCTTCAAAAGAAGAGGAAAACCGATTCGGGGATGGAACGCCGCTGACAGGAACATTGTCAGAGACTACCAAAAATGGTGCGATCAGTGGGCGCAACTCGTTTACCCCGTCATGAAAAAAGGGGCAAGCTTATTCGTGTTCGGTGCACGTCGAACCATCCACAGAGCAATTATTGCGCTTGAGGATGCTGGTTTTCTGCTTCGTGACGTTCTTATTTGGAAAAAGGATTCTGCTCACCATCGGAGTCAACGTTTGGAAATCGTCCTGAATAGAAGGGGAGAAGAAAAGTTATCAGAAAAGTGGAAGGGGTGGCGGATAGGCAATTTAGCACCGATCTACGAACCGATTGCATGGTTGTTTAAGCCGTATGACCACACAATTACTGACAATATCATTGAAAACGAAGTTGGAGGGATGAATATCGCCGAATGTTTAATCAATGGCAAAAGTCCTACCAATGTGTTAGAGATTGACTTTCGCCCCAACGAAACACGAGTACATGAAGCACAGAAACCTGTTGCTCTAATGGAATACCTTATTAGACTCACGACGCTTGATAATCAGATTGTGCTAGATCCCTTTATTGGAAGTGGAACGACTGCAATTGCATGTCGTAACTTGAACCGAAGGTTTATCGGTTTCGAGATTAACGAATCCTATTATCACAGTGCCCTCCGCCGATTGGAAACTGAAACGAAGCAATTACGGTTTCTACATGAGTCGGCCGGGGCAGGCTAA
- a CDS encoding hydroxymethylbilane synthase, protein MKQTITIGTRGSQLALWQAEYVRKRLNDHFPNRSIELKIIKTTGDRITDRSLVGLGKGVFTKEIEIALLDGTIDLAVHSMKDLPTDLPDGLCIAAIPVREDPRDVLVTQSG, encoded by the coding sequence ATGAAACAAACTATCACCATCGGCACACGCGGCAGCCAACTTGCTCTCTGGCAGGCAGAATATGTGAGGAAGCGTCTGAATGATCACTTTCCCAACCGCTCGATTGAACTCAAAATCATCAAGACGACGGGGGATAGAATTACAGACCGCTCTCTCGTCGGACTCGGTAAAGGAGTTTTTACGAAGGAGATTGAAATTGCGCTTTTGGACGGCACAATTGATCTCGCTGTCCACAGCATGAAAGATCTGCCGACAGATCTGCCTGACGGGCTCTGTATCGCCGCTATCCCCGTGCGCGAAGACCCTCGCGATGTGCTGGTCACGCAGTCTGG
- a CDS encoding cytochrome c-type biogenesis protein CcmH has translation MKSCRTVFLILMSFGCLIPVADAQEQASTTAPSLEANLDQLMTSVYCYCGCVRETIRHCVCGVAQQIETDFRNRLSAGGTVQQIRDDYLARYGTQYSALMPAKGFNIVAYAMPAVIIVLVGVIVFLVLRSKRKAVLAKSSAPTAPQQSASADQYEQIEEELERHKRQR, from the coding sequence ATGAAAAGTTGTCGCACTGTTTTCTTAATTTTAATGTCCTTCGGCTGCTTAATTCCGGTGGCAGATGCTCAAGAGCAGGCATCCACAACCGCCCCATCGCTTGAAGCAAACTTAGATCAACTGATGACCAGTGTATACTGTTACTGTGGCTGCGTGCGAGAAACAATTAGGCATTGCGTCTGTGGCGTTGCTCAACAGATTGAAACGGATTTTCGCAACCGCCTCAGTGCTGGGGGAACGGTTCAACAGATTCGGGATGATTATCTTGCAAGGTACGGCACGCAATATTCAGCACTCATGCCTGCCAAAGGATTCAATATCGTCGCTTATGCCATGCCTGCCGTCATCATCGTGCTGGTCGGCGTTATTGTCTTTCTTGTGCTTAGGTCAAAACGTAAGGCAGTACTAGCGAAATCATCTGCTCCAACAGCACCACAGCAATCAGCATCGGCGGACCAATACGAGCAAATTGAGGAAGAACTGGAGCGTCACAAACGACAGAGGTAA
- a CDS encoding ABC transporter ATP-binding protein, protein MKRFGHRVVLNGLDLNVQPGEVVTIFGPNGAGKTTLIQILSTLIKPTSGALQIGGIDALTETLRVRPSLGLVVHEPLAYLELSPYENLKFFGRLYRLDRLDQRIADLLDEVQLTPYAHEPVKIFSRGMTQRFMIAKALIHDPTVLLFDEPFSGLDLAAQQLVLKRIDQERARGKGIVLTTHNTELGYHTGSRFHFLLNGQIETVAEKTDIGLEALSREYENRLKR, encoded by the coding sequence ATGAAACGCTTCGGGCATCGAGTAGTGTTGAACGGACTCGACCTCAACGTCCAACCCGGTGAAGTTGTTACGATTTTTGGACCAAACGGAGCAGGAAAAACGACACTAATTCAGATCCTTTCGACATTGATTAAACCAACGTCCGGTGCACTTCAAATTGGAGGGATCGATGCCCTTACGGAAACGTTGCGCGTCCGCCCATCATTGGGGTTGGTCGTTCATGAACCGCTCGCTTATCTTGAACTTAGCCCTTATGAGAACCTGAAGTTTTTCGGACGACTCTACAGGCTTGATCGGTTAGATCAACGCATCGCAGATCTTCTCGACGAGGTCCAACTGACCCCTTATGCACACGAACCTGTCAAGATCTTCTCACGCGGCATGACTCAGCGATTCATGATTGCCAAGGCACTGATCCATGATCCGACAGTGCTGCTCTTCGACGAACCGTTTTCGGGGCTTGACCTCGCTGCGCAGCAACTTGTGTTAAAACGGATCGATCAGGAACGCGCTCGGGGTAAAGGAATTGTCCTCACAACGCACAATACGGAATTGGGCTACCACACCGGCTCCCGTTTCCATTTTCTGTTGAACGGTCAAATTGAGACAGTTGCTGAAAAGACAGATATTGGATTGGAAGCGTTGTCTCGTGAGTATGAGAATCGATTAAAAAG